The proteins below are encoded in one region of Clostridium pasteurianum DSM 525 = ATCC 6013:
- a CDS encoding LacI family DNA-binding transcriptional regulator, whose product MNIYDIAKEAGVSITTVSRVLNNKENISKKTKEKVQSILNKYNYTPNAIARGLVAKSMKSIGVVTTDITDIHHGNTAYIIEREFNKIGYNVILCNTGGKTMESINYIKMLSERNIDGIILMGSVFNDDDIKSSMASYINNIPMVIINGFLNIENTHSILVDDAYGISLCVDHLINSGHRDIVYVKDQNTYSANQKKEGFIMGMNKNNLSIDDNSIINVKKGLEGGADAVEKLIQLNKKFSAIIFGEDITAIGGIKKLRSLGLHIPKDVAITGFNNSIFARCCYPELTSVDNKVETTSSLSVKLLTDLIEKKNVASNILVRPDLVIRESS is encoded by the coding sequence ATGAATATATATGACATTGCAAAAGAAGCAGGAGTTTCCATAACAACAGTATCTAGAGTCCTCAATAATAAAGAGAATATAAGTAAAAAGACAAAAGAAAAAGTCCAATCTATATTAAATAAATATAATTATACGCCTAATGCTATAGCAAGAGGTTTAGTAGCCAAATCCATGAAATCAATAGGTGTAGTAACTACAGATATTACAGATATACATCATGGAAATACCGCTTATATAATTGAAAGAGAATTCAATAAAATAGGATACAATGTAATTCTCTGCAATACTGGTGGAAAAACTATGGAGAGTATTAATTATATTAAAATGTTATCGGAACGAAATATAGATGGAATTATATTGATGGGGTCGGTATTTAACGATGATGATATAAAATCTTCCATGGCTTCCTACATTAATAATATTCCCATGGTTATTATAAATGGTTTCTTAAATATAGAAAATACACACTCGATATTAGTAGATGATGCTTATGGCATAAGCCTTTGTGTAGATCATTTGATTAATAGTGGTCACAGAGACATTGTATATGTAAAAGATCAAAATACCTACAGTGCCAATCAAAAAAAAGAAGGCTTTATAATGGGTATGAATAAAAATAATCTTTCTATAGATGATAATTCTATAATAAATGTAAAAAAGGGATTAGAAGGAGGAGCTGATGCTGTAGAAAAACTCATCCAACTAAATAAAAAATTTTCAGCTATAATATTCGGTGAAGATATAACTGCTATTGGAGGCATAAAGAAACTCAGATCTTTGGGTCTTCATATTCCAAAAGATGTGGCCATTACAGGTTTTAACAATTCTATTTTTGCTAGATGCTGTTATCCTGAATTGACCTCCGTAGATAATAAGGTAGAAACTACCAGTTCCTTGAGCGTTAAACTATTAACAGATCTTATAGAAAAGAAAAATGTAGCATCGAATATATTGGTTCGTCCAGATTTAGTAATTAGGGAAAGTAGCTAA
- a CDS encoding Gfo/Idh/MocA family protein: MMRTVHWGMIGCGDVAEVKSGPGFYKCENSTLEAVSSLRVEKAKNYAKRHNVPKVYESADELINDPIIDAVYIATPPAFHKEYAIKCAIAKKVAYIEKPMAQTYKDCLEIIQEFKKTNTCAFVAYYRRAMERFNKVKELIDNKFIGDIRFVNVILYKKTEKEDYCKNNLPWRLIPKVAGGGKFVDMAVHAIDILDFLFGPLSEVKGKASNQAGLYEVEDIVTANWNFKNGIQGTGTWCFTAFENYDKVEIIGSKGKIYFEFFSQNPIYVKTEENTVEYRYNDPEHVQQPFIQSIVNQLTGKGKCNGDLESAARTSKVVDEILKEYRINKNFKEFI, from the coding sequence ATGATGAGAACTGTACATTGGGGAATGATTGGCTGCGGGGATGTAGCAGAGGTCAAAAGTGGGCCAGGATTTTATAAATGTGAAAATTCAACCTTAGAAGCTGTAAGCAGTTTGAGAGTCGAAAAAGCTAAGAATTATGCTAAAAGGCATAATGTTCCTAAGGTTTACGAAAGTGCAGATGAATTAATTAATGATCCAATTATAGATGCAGTATATATTGCAACGCCTCCAGCTTTTCATAAGGAATATGCCATAAAATGTGCTATAGCTAAAAAGGTTGCCTATATTGAAAAGCCTATGGCGCAGACCTATAAAGATTGTCTGGAAATAATACAAGAATTTAAAAAAACTAATACCTGTGCTTTTGTTGCTTATTATAGAAGAGCTATGGAACGCTTTAATAAAGTTAAAGAATTAATTGATAATAAATTTATAGGAGATATAAGATTTGTAAATGTGATTTTATATAAAAAAACTGAAAAAGAAGATTATTGTAAGAACAATTTACCTTGGAGATTGATACCAAAAGTTGCTGGCGGAGGAAAATTTGTTGATATGGCAGTTCATGCAATTGATATTTTAGATTTTCTATTTGGACCTCTTTCAGAAGTGAAGGGAAAGGCATCCAATCAAGCTGGATTATACGAAGTAGAAGATATAGTAACAGCTAATTGGAATTTTAAAAATGGTATACAAGGTACTGGAACTTGGTGTTTTACAGCTTTTGAAAACTATGATAAGGTTGAAATAATAGGAAGTAAAGGGAAAATATATTTTGAATTTTTCAGCCAAAATCCTATATATGTAAAAACAGAAGAAAATACAGTAGAATATAGATATAATGATCCTGAACATGTTCAGCAACCTTTCATTCAAAGTATAGTAAATCAATTGACGGGAAAAGGAAAATGCAATGGTGATTTAGAAAGTGCTGCAAGGACTAGTAAGGTAGTAGATGAAATATTAAAAGAATACAGAATAAATAAAAATTTTAAAGAATTTATTTAA
- a CDS encoding YhcH/YjgK/YiaL family protein: MIFGDINNLGDMEKSLPGPILKTINYLKNNDFLNMKAGVYEIEGNDIFAQVIDATTKEKNDAKPEVHKKYIDVQFSVEGKEKIGFARDTGNNKITEDLLDEKDIKFYENAENEIDLIMKPGNFAVLFPNDVHRPACSVGTPESIRKVIVKVNTALL, translated from the coding sequence ATGATATTTGGTGATATAAATAATCTTGGTGATATGGAGAAAAGTCTTCCTGGACCTATTTTGAAAACGATTAATTATTTAAAGAATAATGATTTTTTAAATATGAAAGCAGGTGTCTATGAAATTGAGGGAAATGATATATTTGCACAGGTTATAGATGCTACTACGAAAGAAAAAAATGATGCAAAACCTGAAGTTCACAAAAAATATATTGATGTTCAATTTTCTGTAGAAGGCAAGGAGAAAATAGGTTTTGCTAGAGATACTGGTAATAATAAGATTACAGAGGATTTACTTGATGAAAAGGATATTAAGTTTTATGAAAATGCAGAAAATGAAATAGATTTGATAATGAAACCGGGAAATTTTGCAGTGCTTTTTCCAAATGATGTCCATAGACCTGCCTGTTCAGTAGGAACTCCAGAAAGTATAAGGAAAGTTATTGTAAAGGTAAATACTGCATTGCTTTAG
- the clpA gene encoding ATP-dependent Clp protease ATP-binding subunit ClpA, which translates to MRIDDLLNEIITAGYNEAKDKKHEYFTPEHILYASLFFDEGKKLIKNFGGDVELLKNDLNTYFKDNISIVENADPIQTEGIQDILNKAAQHILAAGKNEIKLGDAIIAIYDEEEYFASYFLKKQGIKRLDILNYITHGVSLVEDYEDIGENENSDKSQSEDKNSINEEESFISKFTIDLTKKARMGNIDPLIGREDILEKSIQVLCRRFKNNPVHVGEPGVGKTAITEGLANLIAENKVPKALRGSSIYYLDMGSLLAGTRYRGDFEERIKKVLNKLRKKGNVIVYIDEIHTIVGAGSVSGGSMDASNILKPFLLDGRIKFIGATTYDEYKKIFEKDRALSRRFQKIEVLEPSVEETYKILLGLKSNYEKFHEVEYTNEALSAAAELSAKYINDRFLPDKAIDVIDEVGAYIKIHKANEEDISIIKEEDIQKVISSMAKIPEQNVSTSEIDKLKSLENDMKAEIYSQDEAIETVVRAIKRSRAGFNEDNRTVANLLFVGPTGVGKTEISKQLSEILGIPLIRFDMSEYQEKHSVAKLIGAPPGYVGYEEGGLLTDAVRKTPYCVLLLDEIEKVHPDILNVLLQLMDYATLTDNTGKKADFRNVILIMTSNAGASKVGKSIIGFGERKLEGEEIQKEVERVFSPEFRNRLDDVVVFNPISEDMALLIAKKALREFEEKLLQKNIKLKITDACYKWIAEKGYSSIYGAREIFRVVQHKIKPYFVDEVLFGNLSKGGTAVIDVKDEDIIISNDFN; encoded by the coding sequence ATGAGAATAGATGATTTATTAAATGAAATTATTACTGCTGGTTACAATGAGGCTAAAGATAAAAAACACGAATACTTTACACCAGAACATATTCTTTATGCTTCACTATTTTTTGATGAAGGAAAAAAATTGATAAAAAACTTTGGTGGAGATGTGGAACTTTTAAAAAATGATTTAAATACTTATTTTAAAGATAATATAAGTATTGTAGAAAATGCTGATCCAATACAGACAGAAGGAATACAAGATATATTAAATAAAGCGGCACAACATATATTGGCAGCGGGGAAAAATGAAATTAAATTAGGCGATGCTATTATAGCCATATATGATGAGGAAGAATATTTTGCTAGCTATTTTTTAAAGAAGCAAGGTATAAAGAGACTTGATATTTTAAACTATATTACTCATGGAGTTTCTCTTGTAGAAGATTATGAAGACATAGGTGAAAATGAAAATAGTGATAAAAGTCAAAGTGAAGATAAAAATAGTATAAATGAAGAAGAAAGTTTTATAAGCAAATTTACTATTGATTTGACAAAAAAAGCAAGAATGGGAAATATTGACCCTCTTATAGGCAGAGAAGATATTTTAGAAAAGAGCATACAGGTTTTATGCAGAAGATTTAAGAATAATCCTGTACACGTTGGGGAACCTGGTGTAGGTAAAACTGCCATAACAGAGGGTCTGGCAAATTTAATTGCTGAAAATAAAGTTCCAAAGGCTCTTAGAGGAAGTAGTATTTATTATCTTGATATGGGAAGCTTATTGGCAGGAACTAGATATAGGGGAGATTTTGAAGAGAGGATAAAAAAGGTTTTAAATAAGCTGAGAAAAAAGGGAAACGTTATTGTATATATTGATGAAATTCATACTATAGTGGGGGCGGGTTCTGTCTCTGGAGGATCCATGGATGCTTCTAATATTTTAAAACCATTTTTGCTAGATGGAAGAATTAAATTTATAGGGGCAACCACCTATGATGAGTATAAGAAGATTTTTGAAAAAGATAGAGCACTATCTAGAAGATTTCAAAAAATAGAGGTGTTGGAACCTTCAGTGGAAGAAACTTATAAAATTTTACTTGGTCTTAAATCAAACTATGAAAAATTTCATGAAGTGGAATATACAAATGAGGCCCTAAGTGCAGCAGCAGAGTTATCTGCAAAATATATTAATGATAGATTTCTCCCAGATAAAGCTATTGATGTAATAGATGAAGTTGGGGCCTATATTAAGATACATAAAGCTAATGAAGAGGATATAAGTATAATAAAGGAAGAAGATATTCAAAAAGTTATTTCTTCCATGGCAAAAATTCCAGAGCAAAATGTATCTACTAGTGAAATTGATAAGTTGAAAAGTCTTGAAAATGATATGAAGGCAGAAATATATTCACAAGATGAGGCCATAGAAACAGTTGTTAGAGCCATAAAACGTTCTAGAGCAGGGTTTAATGAAGACAATAGAACTGTTGCAAATTTATTGTTTGTAGGACCTACTGGAGTGGGAAAAACAGAAATATCAAAACAATTATCAGAAATACTGGGGATACCTCTTATAAGATTTGATATGAGTGAATATCAAGAAAAACACTCTGTTGCGAAGTTAATAGGTGCACCACCGGGATATGTAGGATATGAAGAAGGAGGACTATTAACAGATGCTGTGAGAAAAACTCCTTATTGTGTACTTTTATTAGATGAAATAGAGAAAGTCCATCCTGATATCTTAAATGTTCTCCTCCAATTGATGGATTATGCAACACTTACAGATAATACAGGGAAGAAAGCTGACTTTAGAAATGTTATTTTGATAATGACTTCTAATGCAGGTGCTTCTAAAGTTGGAAAATCCATAATCGGTTTTGGTGAGAGAAAATTGGAAGGTGAAGAGATCCAAAAGGAAGTTGAAAGAGTATTTTCACCAGAATTTAGAAATAGACTTGATGATGTTGTAGTATTTAACCCTATTAGTGAAGACATGGCATTACTGATTGCAAAGAAAGCACTTAGAGAATTTGAAGAAAAGCTTTTACAGAAAAATATAAAATTAAAGATTACGGATGCTTGTTACAAATGGATTGCAGAAAAGGGATATTCATCAATTTATGGAGCTAGAGAAATTTTTAGGGTAGTACAGCATAAAATTAAGCCTTATTTTGTAGATGAAGTTCTTTTTGGAAATTTATCTAAAGGCGGAACTGCCGTGATAGATGTTAAAGATGAAGATATAATAATCAGCAATGATTTTAATTAA
- a CDS encoding zinc-binding alcohol dehydrogenase family protein, translating into MKAVYLEDPGKIGIKDIKNPIRKKGEALIKVKSIGICGSDIGAYRGTNPLVSYPRVIGHEIAGEVIDVEENDKDIKVHDRVIIDPYVYCGNCYPCSLKRTNCCEDLKVLGVHIDGGMTELFSHPIKLMNKVPSNISWEQVPMAEPLTIALHAIHRTEVKEGEHVAIIGAGPIGLLAALAALAYRATPVLVDIVDERLEFAKKLGIKYIINSKNQNAEEVIKNITNGRMAEVVIEASGANTAIRNTIDFVSYAGRIAFTGWPKKDTLLPTGLFTKKEIDIRGSRTSAGEFPEALELISKGIIDVKPIISKVVRLDEVPESVKDLSEHPEKYLKINAVL; encoded by the coding sequence ATGAAAGCTGTTTATTTAGAGGATCCAGGGAAAATAGGTATTAAAGACATAAAAAATCCTATTAGAAAAAAGGGTGAGGCTCTCATAAAGGTAAAATCCATAGGTATATGCGGGTCTGATATAGGTGCATATCGTGGTACCAATCCCTTAGTAAGCTATCCTAGAGTTATAGGTCATGAAATAGCCGGTGAAGTAATAGATGTAGAAGAGAATGATAAGGATATTAAAGTTCACGATAGAGTAATAATAGATCCTTATGTCTATTGTGGAAATTGCTATCCTTGTAGTTTGAAGAGAACAAATTGTTGTGAAGATTTAAAAGTTTTAGGAGTTCATATAGATGGCGGAATGACGGAATTATTTTCTCATCCAATTAAACTTATGAATAAAGTTCCAAGTAACATTTCCTGGGAACAAGTACCTATGGCGGAACCGCTTACAATAGCACTTCATGCTATTCACAGGACTGAGGTCAAAGAAGGAGAACATGTAGCTATAATAGGGGCTGGTCCTATAGGACTTTTGGCAGCACTGGCTGCATTAGCTTATAGAGCAACACCAGTACTTGTGGATATAGTAGATGAAAGATTGGAGTTTGCAAAGAAATTAGGAATAAAATACATTATAAATTCAAAAAATCAAAATGCAGAGGAAGTTATAAAAAATATTACTAACGGAAGGATGGCGGAGGTTGTAATTGAAGCGTCTGGAGCAAATACAGCTATAAGAAATACTATTGATTTTGTTTCCTATGCAGGAAGAATAGCATTTACAGGATGGCCTAAAAAGGACACTTTGCTTCCTACAGGACTTTTTACTAAAAAAGAAATCGATATCAGGGGATCAAGAACTAGTGCTGGTGAATTTCCCGAGGCATTGGAATTAATATCTAAAGGTATTATAGATGTAAAACCTATAATTAGTAAAGTGGTTAGGCTGGATGAAGTACCAGAATCAGTGAAGGACTTATCAGAACATCCAGAAAAATATTTGAAAATAAATGCTGTATTATAG
- a CDS encoding ATP-dependent Clp protease adaptor ClpS, protein MSEKAVVKEENRIKIKKPRMYKVIMHNDDYTTMEFVIKVLTEVFNKDAIEATKIMYDVHKKGIGIAGVYTYDIAKTKLNQAMDMAEKSGFPFKLSMEEE, encoded by the coding sequence GTGTCAGAAAAAGCTGTTGTTAAGGAAGAAAATAGGATAAAGATAAAAAAGCCTAGAATGTATAAGGTTATTATGCATAATGATGATTATACAACTATGGAATTTGTTATTAAAGTTCTTACTGAGGTTTTTAACAAAGATGCTATTGAAGCTACAAAGATAATGTATGATGTACACAAAAAGGGTATTGGAATAGCTGGAGTATATACTTATGATATAGCAAAGACTAAACTTAATCAGGCTATGGATATGGCAGAAAAAAGTGGCTTTCCCTTTAAATTAAGTATGGAAGAGGAATAA